The Edaphobacter sp. 12200R-103 genome contains a region encoding:
- a CDS encoding Gfo/Idh/MocA family protein, with translation MAQIRIGIIMNGVTGRMGLNQHLIRSILAIRGQGGLSLGDGDVLMPDPILVGRNENRLRAIANAHGISRWSIDLERCLANGEDEIYFDSGTTGLREDNVTRAINAGKHVYCEKPLSTTVASSLRLAKKAEEAGIKHGIVQDKLFLPGVRKLRRLVDSGFFGKILSVRGEFGYWVFEGDWQPAQRPSWNYRKEEEGGIILDMFCHWRYVLDHTFAPVKSVSCVGATHIPERVDEDGDQYVCTADDAAYGSFELEGGIFAQINSSWATRVYRDELFNLQVDGTEGSAVAGLRDCKTQHRVNTPRPTWNPDLPNPFRFREHWLEVPDNGEFENGFKVQWEMFLRHVVRNTPFPHTFVDGARGVQLAELGLRSWAERRWLDVPSLDGN, from the coding sequence ATGGCGCAAATAAGAATCGGCATTATCATGAACGGCGTTACTGGACGGATGGGATTGAATCAACACCTGATCCGTTCGATCCTGGCGATCCGCGGCCAGGGAGGCCTGTCGCTTGGCGATGGAGATGTGTTGATGCCGGATCCAATTCTGGTCGGAAGAAACGAGAACAGACTTCGGGCGATCGCGAACGCACACGGGATTTCACGATGGAGCATCGATCTCGAACGATGTCTCGCGAACGGCGAGGACGAGATTTATTTCGACTCAGGCACAACGGGACTGCGGGAGGACAATGTGACCAGGGCAATCAATGCCGGAAAACATGTTTACTGCGAGAAGCCTCTGTCAACAACGGTGGCTTCTTCTCTGAGGCTGGCAAAAAAGGCCGAGGAGGCCGGAATCAAACACGGTATCGTGCAAGACAAGTTATTTCTTCCCGGCGTTCGCAAGCTTCGCAGGCTGGTTGATTCCGGGTTTTTCGGAAAAATTCTCTCGGTGCGTGGCGAATTCGGATACTGGGTGTTTGAAGGCGACTGGCAACCTGCCCAGCGACCTTCCTGGAACTATCGGAAAGAAGAAGAAGGAGGGATCATCCTGGACATGTTTTGCCACTGGCGCTATGTGCTGGATCATACCTTCGCGCCCGTCAAGAGCGTCTCGTGCGTGGGAGCCACGCACATCCCGGAGCGCGTAGACGAAGATGGCGACCAGTACGTCTGCACCGCCGATGACGCGGCATATGGCTCCTTCGAACTGGAGGGCGGTATCTTTGCACAGATCAACTCTTCATGGGCAACGCGAGTCTACCGTGACGAACTATTCAATCTTCAGGTTGATGGAACGGAAGGCAGCGCGGTGGCTGGACTGCGAGATTGTAAAACACAACATCGGGTGAACACCCCTCGCCCCACATGGAACCCGGATCTACCAAACCCCTTTCGCTTCCGTGAGCACTGGCTGGAAGTGCCTGACAATGGTGAGTTCGAAAATGGATTCAAGGTGCAATGGGAGATGTTCCTGAGGCATGTGGTACGGAATACGCCATTTCCGCACACGTTCGTGGACGGCGCTCGTGGAGTACAGCTTGCAGAGCTTGGGCTCAGGTCATGGGCGGAGCGCAGGTGGCTCGATGTGCCTAGTCTTGATGGGAACTAG
- a CDS encoding sugar phosphate isomerase/epimerase, producing the protein MGTSASKLNRAIMADIHRLSLNQATTERWSVKEAVEGCLRHGIPSIGLWRHKIHEAGLRESVRLVRDAGLHVSSLCRGGMFPAPTREERQQRIEDTLRAIDECAELHADSLVLVVGASSAVGLVDARKMVEEGLAAIVSHARESGVRLGLEPLHPMYAGERCVLNTIDQALDMASPYAPMEVGLILDTFHIWWDPYVLQQITRAKGRIYGFHVSDWLVPVPDLLLGRGMMGDGVIDNRTLRGAVDRSGYAGPIEVEIFNQAIWDMPGNDVLSTVVERFTSLV; encoded by the coding sequence ATGGGAACTAGTGCTTCAAAACTTAATCGGGCGATTATGGCAGACATCCATAGACTCAGTCTCAATCAGGCAACAACGGAACGGTGGAGCGTCAAGGAAGCGGTTGAAGGATGCCTGCGCCATGGCATTCCTTCCATTGGACTCTGGCGTCATAAAATTCACGAGGCCGGCTTGCGGGAAAGCGTCCGATTGGTTCGTGATGCAGGACTGCATGTCTCCAGCCTATGTCGCGGAGGAATGTTTCCGGCTCCGACTCGGGAGGAAAGGCAGCAAAGAATCGAAGATACGCTGAGGGCTATTGACGAGTGTGCCGAGCTTCACGCCGATTCGCTCGTCCTTGTGGTCGGCGCTTCTTCAGCGGTTGGGCTGGTCGATGCTCGAAAGATGGTGGAAGAAGGATTGGCGGCGATTGTTTCTCATGCCCGCGAATCCGGAGTGCGGCTAGGCTTGGAACCTCTGCACCCGATGTACGCCGGGGAACGTTGTGTGCTCAACACCATCGACCAGGCATTGGATATGGCTTCTCCTTACGCTCCCATGGAGGTAGGCCTGATACTTGATACGTTTCATATCTGGTGGGATCCCTATGTTCTGCAGCAGATCACACGGGCAAAGGGCCGCATCTACGGCTTTCACGTCAGCGATTGGTTGGTTCCAGTTCCGGATCTGCTTTTGGGGCGGGGAATGATGGGCGATGGTGTCATTGATAACCGAACGTTACGCGGGGCGGTCGATAGATCCGGTTACGCTGGCCCGATCGAAGTCGAGATCTTCAACCAAGCTATCTGGGACATGCCGGGCAATGATGTCTTATCAACGGTCGTCGAACGCTTCACCTCACTCGTCTAG
- a CDS encoding MFS transporter — MTNLASPRIFYGWWIAVAAFLNLFLAVGVIFYGFPVFYPAFASALGFTRSQVTEGFLLGFLAIGLPFGLLAGVLIDRVGARWVILSGVGFIGLPLIGMGFMTCFWQYQLLCIIEVIGYVLAGPIANQVLITRWFRARRGQAMGYAYLGLGLGGAVSPPTMNWLLHRFGWRHALEIAGVVILVVLFPIGIWVTRSTPADIGLYPDGAAIPPSSEDTLTTRSAFNAIGAAMRNTNFWLIIAGSALVIGAMNAVIQHFIFFLKHQGYSSTAASRYLSILLVASLGGRVIVGHVADRFKKKNTMAGFYLLLGGAIPLLYLAHKPLAVLSFAVIFGFSMGADYMLIPLVTAECFGVASLGKILALIIMAYSIGQWVGPWVAGYIFDHFGTYGPAWKIMACAALLGSTAIYAISIQGDGAEA; from the coding sequence GTGACGAACCTCGCATCCCCGCGCATTTTCTACGGCTGGTGGATCGCCGTAGCTGCATTTCTCAATCTCTTTTTAGCTGTGGGAGTTATCTTTTATGGATTCCCCGTGTTCTACCCCGCCTTTGCGAGTGCTCTCGGCTTTACTCGATCTCAGGTAACAGAAGGTTTTTTGCTCGGCTTCCTCGCTATCGGACTTCCGTTCGGCCTTCTTGCCGGGGTACTGATTGATCGTGTGGGCGCACGATGGGTCATCCTCTCCGGAGTCGGATTTATAGGTCTTCCGTTGATCGGGATGGGTTTCATGACTTGCTTCTGGCAATACCAGTTACTTTGCATTATCGAAGTGATCGGCTATGTGCTGGCAGGCCCCATTGCGAATCAGGTTCTGATTACACGCTGGTTTCGAGCACGGCGCGGCCAGGCGATGGGATATGCCTATCTTGGCCTTGGACTGGGCGGCGCTGTATCGCCACCCACCATGAACTGGCTCCTTCATCGCTTTGGTTGGCGCCATGCTCTGGAGATCGCGGGAGTGGTCATCCTCGTGGTGCTCTTTCCCATCGGGATCTGGGTCACACGATCGACTCCCGCCGACATCGGTCTCTATCCGGACGGAGCGGCGATTCCGCCGTCGAGCGAGGACACGCTGACGACAAGATCCGCATTCAACGCAATCGGAGCTGCAATGCGCAATACCAATTTCTGGCTGATTATCGCCGGTTCGGCTCTCGTAATCGGCGCGATGAATGCCGTTATTCAGCACTTCATCTTTTTCCTGAAACATCAGGGCTACTCTTCGACTGCGGCCTCTCGATACTTGTCGATTCTGCTTGTGGCCAGCCTGGGCGGCAGAGTGATCGTTGGCCACGTGGCAGACCGATTCAAGAAAAAGAATACGATGGCTGGCTTCTATCTCCTTCTAGGAGGAGCGATCCCCTTGCTTTATCTCGCGCACAAGCCTCTCGCTGTCCTCTCGTTTGCCGTGATCTTCGGCTTCTCGATGGGCGCCGATTATATGTTGATTCCCCTGGTTACTGCCGAGTGTTTCGGGGTGGCGTCGTTGGGAAAGATACTGGCTCTCATCATCATGGCCTATTCGATCGGGCAGTGGGTTGGCCCCTGGGTCGCCGGATATATCTTCGATCACTTTGGCACCTACGGCCCCGCCTGGAAAATTATGGCATGCGCCGCGTTACTCGGATCGACTGCTATTTACGCGATCTCAATACAGGGAGACGGGGCCGAGGCCTGA
- a CDS encoding 3-ketoacyl-ACP reductase gives MSNTRVALVTGGTRGIGLGIAKKLANKGFNLVITGRRSHDEAEPTIAQLREQFSDRSLKVQYCQADVADASHRERVLTDVEATFGQLDILVNNAGIAPTVRADILEASEKSFDELISTNLKGPYFLTQAAANWMIRLQEQSKEHRCIINIGSVSATVASVNRGDYCITKAGIAMATMLWATKLTRYGIGVYEVRPGIIETDMTKGVRSKYDSLIEGDLLLEKRWGTPDDIGIAVAMLTSGDLPYSPGAVLTIDGGLTVRRL, from the coding sequence ATGAGTAATACAAGGGTCGCACTCGTGACCGGAGGTACACGCGGAATAGGTCTGGGCATTGCCAAAAAATTAGCGAACAAAGGCTTCAATCTAGTGATCACCGGCAGGCGCAGTCATGATGAAGCAGAACCTACTATCGCTCAGTTGCGCGAACAATTTAGCGACCGCAGTTTGAAGGTTCAATACTGCCAGGCGGATGTTGCAGATGCAAGCCATCGAGAACGTGTGCTGACGGATGTTGAAGCAACCTTTGGACAGCTGGATATTCTCGTAAATAACGCCGGGATCGCGCCCACGGTTCGTGCTGACATTCTGGAGGCTTCAGAAAAAAGTTTTGATGAACTGATTTCTACCAATCTCAAGGGCCCATATTTTCTAACTCAGGCGGCTGCGAATTGGATGATACGTCTGCAGGAGCAATCTAAAGAACATCGTTGCATCATCAACATTGGCTCGGTTTCGGCGACCGTCGCAAGCGTTAACCGGGGAGACTATTGCATTACCAAGGCGGGTATTGCGATGGCAACCATGCTTTGGGCGACAAAACTCACGCGATACGGCATTGGCGTATATGAAGTAAGGCCGGGCATCATCGAGACAGATATGACGAAGGGTGTTAGAAGCAAATACGACAGTCTGATCGAAGGGGACCTGCTTTTGGAGAAGCGTTGGGGAACTCCGGACGACATTGGTATAGCCGTAGCGATGTTGACGAGCGGAGACCTTCCCTACTCCCCCGGCGCGGTTCTAACCATCGATGGCGGCCTTACTGTAAGACGACTCTAG